A region of Fusarium keratoplasticum isolate Fu6.1 chromosome 6, whole genome shotgun sequence DNA encodes the following proteins:
- a CDS encoding Rhamnogalacturonan endolyase, which produces MRLQLLSLLTFLSPLVGASRGPFLEETGDGSWVIGNDLWNVTQGPVYAKKLFWQGIPGADLVGSASGHYVGYDGESNLVFTDARVAVKGTHFIDISFESTAGDLHWVIFDDLSGAYQYFVNRALPDISIFRTLWRLSPDYFTHGRTHLKDEPLPDFSLFSTGTNVQDETWQLADGSYITKYDWSNAVRDRDFYGVYGSKVGSWWIHPSTEYYNSDHLSQTLTVHRESKTGDAVQLNVVQDTSHFRVGQKTFQPAGKIWGPWLWYLNNGSRVDAAHKRQKELRHFPYNWFDNKAYSARGGVQGTLRLSDGRPASNAAVFLGDTDTSIRPSVQGSNYYYTTYTNDKGRFSFDDIRTGSYGLYAWSDGGKLADVYTNFTKSDITITKDKTLNLGQLNWEVKDRAKRIWQIGAFDKTARGFKNGGVPYQHGVAEDSPANLTFTIGKSQDSDWYYASSAIGTWTIEFEISKEDLAANKAALLSVSLAGYSQSAALDIDVNGKVYGSLSKNVLTSDPALYRSGKTSGEWRFFQYEIEPDALREGVNTAGFTVTRYTKWRGFLWDSIILEWA; this is translated from the exons ATGCGGCTCCAACTACTTTCCCTCTTGACGTTTCTCAGCCCTCTTGTGGGTGCGAGTAGAGGCCCGTTCTTGGAAGAGACAGGTGATGGCTCTTGGGTCATTGGCAATGATCTATGGAATGTCACCCAAGGACCTGTTTATGCCAAGAAACTCTTTTGGCAAGGGATCCCCGGGGCAGACTTGGTCGGGTCTGCCTCTGGCCACTATGTCGGATATG ACGGAGAGAGCAACCTTGTTTTCACTGACGCCAGAGTGGCAGTGAAAGGGACGCACTTTATTGACATCAGCTTTGAAAGTACCGCTGGAGACCTTCACTGGGTCATCTTTGACGACCTCTCCGGAGCATATCAATACTTTGTCAACCGCGCCTTGCCTGATATCAGCATCTTCCGTACTCTTTGGAGGCTATCCCCAGACTACTTCACTCACGGGCGAACCCATCTCAAGGATGAGCCACTCCCCGACTTCTCGCTCTTTTCCACGGGCACCAACGTGCAAGATGAGACCTGGCAACTCGCCGATGGGTCATACATCACGAAGTATGACTGGTCCAATGCTGTCAGGGACCGCGACTTTTATGGGGTTTACGGCTCAAAAGTCGGTTCCTGGTGGATTCATCCTTCGACTGAGTACTACAACAGCGACCACCTCAGTCAAACCTTGACTGTTCACCGGGAGAGCAAGACTGGCGATGCAGTGCAGCTCAACGTCGTGCAAGACACTTCTCACTTCCGAGTTGGTCAAAAGACGTTCCAACCAGCCGGAAAGATCTGGGGTCCTTGGCTATGGTACCTG AACAATGGCAGTCGAGTCGACGCTGCACACAAACGGCAGAAGGAGCTTCGGCACTTCCCATACAACTGGTTTGACAACAAGGCCTATAGTGCGAGAGGCGGCGTGCAAGGAACCCTCCGCCTTTCTGACGGCCGCCCAGCTTCCAATGCAgccgtcttcctcggcgaCACTGACACTTCTATTCGGCCATCTGTTCAGGGAAGCAACTACTACTATACTACTTACACCAACGATAAAGGTCGATTCTCTTTCGATGACATCCGAACCGGGTCCTACGGTCTTTATGCCTGGTCAGACGGAGGAAAGCTCGCTGATGTCTACACCAACTTCACCAAGTCAGATATCACTatcaccaaggacaagacccTGAACTTGGGCCAGTTGAACTGGGAAGTGAAAGATAGAGCCAAGCGGATCTGGCAAATCGGGGCCTTTGACAAAACGGCGCGAGGATTCAAGAACGGAGGGGTTCCATACCAACATGGCGTGGCCGAGGATAGCCCTGCCAACTTGACATTTACCATCGGCAAATCCCAAGACTCAGACTGGTACTACGCATCCTCCGCGATCGGAACGTGGACCATCGAGTTCGAGATCTCAAAGGAGGACCTTGCAGCCAACAAGGCAGCGCTGCTGAGCGTTTCACTCGCTGGATACTCACAAAGCGCAGCACTTGATATAGACGTCAACGGGAAAGTCTACGGCTCGTTGAGCAAGAACGTCTTGACGAGTGACCCTGCCCTCTACCGATCCGGCAAGACTAGTGGCGAATGGCGCTTCTTTCAGTACGAGATTGAGCCAGACGCGTTGAGGGAGGGCGTCAATACGGCTGGGTTTACTGTCACGCGGTATACCAAGTGGAGAGGCTTTCTGTGGGATAGCATTATCTTGGAGTGGGCGTGA
- a CDS encoding HET domain-containing protein — translation MSSSDDSWDNSADSNSEWDLTSDDSNSSDVADGEEAEFNDIDGLLPEGGEVGTYVELDGAESDHDRNFYGDHSDSDTSPDRHHIRYENRIMAHEDFTDANQDDSHLFLSSVDEISGDQLQPGRRGFNNADYETRNRLPASSELDVMRQIRALEHRIQRDVSPGIQPISTESDDEDWFYNCIHAVLPAGLSSTPKYTPLPTVSSIRVISLHAGRQDDVLSATLDVLDLDNPNIEYEAISYRWGPPALSKQPIFLSGRFLHINNELKEILIRLRRRNCARVVWADALCINQADMLERRQQVSKMQRIYSQASRVIIYLQGDNLHTNLCFKAVKDLTSAWITFHQTRDAQHSLDRILNEVVGHSEMSRIAQIFENCYWTRLWVVQEIVSSRLAIVHWNGEVISWTLVGLATTLIRNNKRLWNMFTSIKRSGSARAGLMNAYLMYRLPSARFRSSSMSFLDLIRLTRRFNVTEPLDRIYAILGLPSQQTGPERHFITPDYRLLRQGLYTRVFHWVVTTHETPLEILSAVRHTTLLFPDFPTWIPEWHIDPIRSIGASHRKGMKFDASAGWPSKPLLHVSWRLDQRSLTLEGFVLGTITSSQQIFSEVLSMNKRKRARQRNHFKQEVAT, via the exons ATGTCGTCTAGCGACGATTCCTGGGACAATAGTGCTGATTCCAACTCTGAGTGGGACCTCACATCTGATGACAGCAACTCTAGCGACGTAGCCGACGgtgaggaggccgagttcaATGACATCGATGGGCTGCTCCCTGAGGGGGGAGAGGTGGGCACATATGTCGAGCTCGATGGAGCCGAAAGTGACCATGATC GCAATTTTTACGGCGATCATTCCGATTCTGATACAAGCCCTGACAGACATCATATACGCT ATGAAAACCGGATCATGGCTCATGAAGACTTCACTGATGCTAACCAAGACGATTCCCATCTTTTTCTATCGTCTGTTGATGAAATCAGTGGGGATCAGCTCCAGCCGGGGCGCAGAGGCTTCAATAACGCCGATTACGAAACGCGTAATAGGCTACCAGCATCTTCGGAGCTTGACGTAATGAGGCAGATCCGAGCTCTTGAACATAGGATCCAGCGTGATGTTTCACCAGGGATCCAACCAATATCCACAGAAAGTGACGATGAGGACTGGTTTTACAACTGCATCCACGCTGTTCTCCCGGCCGGACTATCCTCAACACCCAAGTATACACCTCTGCCGACGGTTTCGTCTATTCGTGTCATCTCTCTTCATGCAGGCCGGCAGGATGACGTTCTCTCAGCTACGTTGGACGTATTGGACCTTGATAATCCCAACATCGAGTACGAGGCCATCTCATACCGCTGGGGCCCTCCAGCTCTCTCCAAACAGCCCATCTTTCTATCGGGACGATTCTTGCACATCAATAACGAACTAAAAGAGATTTTAATTCGTCTTCGGCGAAGAAACTGCGCCAGAGTTGTGTGGGCTGACGCTCTCTGCATCAACCAGGCCGACATGTTGGAGCGGCGACAGCAAGTCTCAAAGATGCAGCGGATTTACTCGCAAGCCTCCAGGGTCATCATCTATCTCCAAGGAGACAATCTGCATACAAATTTGTGCTTTAAAGCTGTGAAAGATCTCACTTCTGCGTGGATTACGTTTCATCAGACAAGAGATGCTCAACACTCCCTCGACAGGATACTCAATGAGGTCGTTGGCCACTCCGAAATGTCGAGGATAGCACAGATATTTGAGAACTGTTACTGGACCCGCTTATGGGTAGTGCAAGAAATTGTCTCGTCGCGCCTCGCTATTGTTCATTGGAACGGCGAGGTCATATCTTGGACCCTTGTTGGGCTGGCTACAACGTTGATCAGAAACAACAAGCGGCTATGGAACATGTTTACGTCTATCAAAAGATCAGGCAGTGCCAGAGCCGGTCTTATGAACGCTTATCTCATGTATCGGCTACCGTCAGCTCGGTTCAGGAGCAGTTCGATGTCCTTTCTGGACCTGATTCGTCTGACAAGGCGGTTCAATGTCACTGAGCCTCTGGATCGTATATACGCCATTCTTGGCCTACCCAGTCAACAGACTGGACCAGAACGACATTTCATCACACCCGATTATCGGCTTTTGCGACAAGGGCTATACACCCGAGTGTTCCACTGGGTCGTGACGACTCACGAGACCCCTCTGGAGATCCTGTCTGCCGTCCGTCACACAACGTTGCTATTTCCGGATTTCCCCACATGGATACCTGAATGGCACATTGATCCGATTCGAAGCATAGGGGCCTCGCACCGGAAGGGAATGAAGTTTGATGCTTCCGCTGGGTGGCCCTCGAAGCCCCTGCTACATGTCTCGTGGAGGCTCGACCAACGGAGCTTGACGCTTGAGGGCTTTGTGCTCGGCACCATCACATCATCTCAACAAATATTCTCAGAGGTGCTTTCCATGAATAAAAGAAAACGAGCCAGGCAACGAAATCACTTCAAACAAGAGGTGGCAACGTAG